A part of Trichocoleus sp. genomic DNA contains:
- a CDS encoding peptidoglycan-binding protein: protein METLAYLQVAQDFESPEAKELTCVQSGRDLIQSFSESKLPGQLAALAIGAACSTVAVGMAGAAQALTLYQGDSGPDVTYLQNLLANAGYFSGSATGYYGSYTADAVANYQAAQGLVADGVAGSATFGALEGFQPVRPGGSLGYGDSGSGVSDLQRLLSNAGYFVPQTGYFGSATESALLAFQRDYGLVADGLAGPATLDALNYQAVRPEEGGVILQYGDSGSGVAGLQQQLINRGFLAPGLATGYFGSSTEAALIAYQRASGLVADGIFGPSTAASFV, encoded by the coding sequence ATGGAGACCCTTGCTTATCTCCAAGTCGCTCAGGATTTTGAAAGTCCTGAAGCGAAAGAGCTTACCTGTGTGCAGAGTGGACGAGATTTAATACAGTCATTCTCAGAGTCAAAGCTTCCTGGTCAACTGGCAGCACTGGCGATCGGTGCGGCTTGTTCGACGGTTGCCGTCGGTATGGCAGGCGCGGCTCAAGCCCTGACTTTATATCAGGGAGACAGCGGTCCTGATGTTACTTATCTGCAAAACCTGTTGGCAAATGCTGGATATTTTTCTGGCAGCGCCACTGGCTATTACGGTAGCTATACAGCGGATGCAGTTGCAAACTACCAGGCGGCACAGGGTTTAGTGGCAGATGGAGTTGCTGGTTCCGCCACCTTTGGTGCTCTTGAAGGTTTCCAACCCGTTCGTCCGGGCGGCTCTCTTGGTTACGGTGATTCTGGTTCAGGAGTAAGTGACCTGCAACGCCTACTTTCCAATGCTGGCTACTTTGTGCCGCAAACGGGGTACTTCGGTTCAGCAACTGAGAGCGCCCTGCTTGCATTCCAGCGGGATTATGGCTTGGTTGCAGATGGTTTGGCAGGTCCTGCTACGCTTGATGCACTTAACTACCAAGCGGTTCGTCCAGAAGAAGGCGGTGTAATTCTTCAGTATGGTGATTCCGGATCTGGGGTCGCTGGGCTACAGCAGCAGTTGATCAACCGAGGATTCCTGGCTCCCGGTCTGGCGACAGGCTACTTTGGCTCATCCACAGAAGCCGCTTTGATTGCTTATCAGCGAGCGTCTGGACTTGTTGCAGATGGAATCTTTGGTCCTTCAACTGCCGCTTCCTTTGTCTAA